The Fragaria vesca subsp. vesca linkage group LG2, FraVesHawaii_1.0, whole genome shotgun sequence genome includes a window with the following:
- the LOC101311339 gene encoding uncharacterized protein LOC101311339 — MEGGGGGGESSERSPSGSGTRLRVRPDPFLVVCRGFSVVTALTAILCIVVNVLSAIRSFEDGSDIFNGIFRCYAVLIAIFVAVAETEWEYVTKFWKVLEYWVGRGMLQIFVAVMTRAFPDYTGANDALILLQNIASYMLLACGVLYVISGILCMGFLKRSRQQKEISRDQAIKDLEELERRREELEHLLVEERA; from the exons ATGGAGGGAGGAGGAGGAGGAGGCGAGAGCAGTGAACGGAGTCCGTCAGGTAGCGGGACCAGGCTGAGAGTGAGACCCGACCCTTTCTTGGTGGTCTGTCGCGGCTTCAGCGTCGTCACTGCTCTCACCGCCATTCTCTGTATCGTCGTCAACGTCCTCTCCGCCATCCGATCCTTCGAGGACGGATCTGAT ATTTTCAATGGTATATTCCGGTGTTATGCTGTTCTCATTGCCATTTTTGTGGCTGTGGCCGAGACCGAGTGGGAATACGTTACCAAGTTCTGGAAGGTATTGGAGTACTGGGTTGGTAGGGGGATGCTGCAGATCTT TGTTGCGGTCATGACAAGAGCTTTTCCTGACTATACTGGTGCTAATGACGCGCTTATTCTTCTTCAGAACATAGCCAGCTATATGCTTCTTGCTTGTGGTGTGCTCTATGTTATTTCT GGAATTCTATGTATGGGCTTCCTCAAACGTTCTCGCCAGCAGAAAGAAATTTCAAGGGATCAAGCAATTAAGGATCTTGAG GAGTTAGAGCGGCGAAGGGAAGAACTTGAACACTTGCTTGTTGAGGAAAGAGCTTAA
- the LOC101296460 gene encoding uncharacterized protein LOC101296460: MDSKTGSDGNFMQGRNIRFLLIFPEYSRKVPLCSWTAPQVSHSALAGLDLESKAKLPTCLAPASLCLPPPVNRWHQGLSLFRRRISPPSSADQPPAPRSLSFVVISLPSSPVNRRRQGLSLSSSHLCFLRRSTAGDDLFGCASPPYPASSTISQRRGEELREISWVRILSGELK; this comes from the exons ATGGATTCCAAAACTGGTTCAGATGGAAATTTTATGCAAGGAAGAAATATTCGATTTTTACTGATATTTCCGGAATATTCCAGAAAAGTGCCACTCTGCTCATGGACTGCACCCCAGGTGTCCCACTCTGCACTGGCTGGTCTTGACCTTGAAAGCAAAGCCAAGTTGCCAACTTGCCTTGCTCCTGCTT CTCTCTGCCTTCCTCCGCCGGTCAACCGCTGGCACCAAGGTCTCTCTCTCTTCCGTCGTCGCATCTCTCCGCCTTCCTCCGCCGATCAACCGCCGGCGCCAAGGTCTCTCTCTTTCGTCGTCATCTCTCTGCCTTCCTCCCCGGTCAACCGCCGGCGCCAAGGCCTCTCTCTTTCGTCGTCGCATCTTTGCTTCCTCCGCCGGTCAACCGCCGGTGACGACCTCTTCGGTTGCGCCAGCCCACCATATCCGGCGTCCTCCACCATATCCCAGAGAAGAGGAGAAGAACTGAGAGAAATCAGCTGGGTTCGAATTCTGAGCGGGGAGTTAAAG TGA